Proteins from a genomic interval of Corvus moneduloides isolate bCorMon1 chromosome 6, bCorMon1.pri, whole genome shotgun sequence:
- the LRRC55 gene encoding leucine-rich repeat-containing protein 55: MLLGPWLVAAAAAVAAAGAGCPVLCSCRGQAVDCSGQRLFSVPPELPLDTGNLSLAHNRIASIPPGYLGCYGQLRALDLRNNSLAALPAGLFRGARRLAHLDLSYNNFSLVPADMFREASALLRLDLSHNPGLRRVHPQAFRGLAQLRELDLSYGGLAALSLDALEGLPGLVGLRLGGNPWLCGCAMEPLLKWLRGRIQRCSSDSQQAECWAPPELAGAPLLSLTEESFQACHLTLTLDDYLFIAFVGFVVSIASVATNFLLGITANCCHRWSKASEDEDV; the protein is encoded by the exons ATGCTGCTGGGCCCCTGGctggtggcggcggcggcggcggtggcggcggcgggcgcgggctGCCCGGTGCTGTGCAGCTGCCGCGGGCAGGCGGTGGACTGCAGCGGGCAGCGCCTCTTCTCCGTGCCCCCCGAGCTGCCGCTGGACACCGGCAACCTGAGCCTGGCCCACAACCGCATCGCCAGCATCCCGCCGGGCTACCTGGGCTGCTACGGGCAGCTGCGCGCCCTCGACCTGCGCAACAACTCGCTGGCGGCGCTGCCGGCCGGGCTGTTCCGCGGCGCCCGGCGCCTGGCGCACCTGGACCTCAGCTACAACAACTTCAGCCTGGTGCCCGCCGACATGTTCCGCGAGGCCAGCGCGCTGCTGCGCCTCGACCTCAGCCACAACCCGGGGCTGCGCCGCGTCCACCCCCAGGCCTTCCGCGGCCTGGCCCAGCTGCGCGAGCTGGACCTCAGCTACGGCGGCCTGGCCGCCCTCAGCCTCGACGCCCTGGAGGGGCTGCCCGGCCTGGTGGGGCTGCGCCTGGGGGGCAACCCCTGGCTCTGCGGCTGTGCCATGGAGCCCCTGCTCAAGTGGCTGCGGGGGCGCATCCAGCGCTGCTCCTCGG ATTCGCAGCAGGCGGAGTGCTGGGCTCCCCCGGAGCTGGCGGGGGCCCCGCTGCTGTCGCTGACCGAGGAGAGCTTCCAGGCCTGCCACCTCACGCTGACCCTCGACGACTATCTCTTCATCGCCTTCGTCGGCTTCGTCGTCTCCATCGCCTCGGTGGCCACCAACTTCCTGCTGGGCATCACGGCCAACTGCTGCCACCGCTGGAGCAAGGCCAGCGAGGACGAGGACGTTTAG
- the APLNR gene encoding apelin receptor, protein MEEAADSYTYGFDNDTDCEYAEWGPSLALLPTIYLLVFLLGTTGNGLVLWTVFKGGRDRRRSADTFIANLAVADLTFVVTLPLWAAYAWLGYHWPFGTAACKVSSYLVFVNMYASVFCLTGLSFDRYLAIVRPLATAKLRSRVSGLVATVALWLLAALLALPALVLRRAAALGGDTKITCYMDYGDLAAQGTEGAWEVGLGLSSTALGFVAPFAVMLTCYFFIARTVATHFRRERAEGPRKRKRLLTIITVLVAAFGGCWLPFHLVKTLYVLMDLEVLPWSCALHTFLNNLHPYCTGIAYINSCLNPFLYAFFDPRFRHSCAALLCCRTPGPGPERSASYSSGHSHPPGGKGGPGPGGKLDPATQETLFRA, encoded by the coding sequence ATGGAGGAGGCGGCGGACTCCTACACCTACGGCTTCGACAACGACACGGACTGCGAGTACGCGGAGTGGGGCCCCTcgctggccctgctgcccaccatCTACCTGCTGGTCTTCCTGCTGGGCACCACCGGCAACGGGCTGGTCCTCTGGACCGTCTTCAAGGGCGGCCGCGACCGCCGGCGCTCGGCCGACACCTTCATCGCCAACCTGGCCGTGGCCGACCTCACCTTCGTGGTCACCCTGCCCCTCTGGGCCGCCTATGCCTGGCTGGGCTACCACTGGCCCTTCGGCACGGCCGCCTGCAAGGTCAGCAGCTACTTGGTGTTCGTCAACATGTACGCCAGCGTCTTCTGCCTGACCGGCCTCAGCTTCGACCGCTACCTGGCCATCGTCCGGCCGCTGGCCACTGCCAAGCTGCGCTCGCGGGTCAGCGGGCTGGTGGCCACCGTGGCCCTGTGGCTGCTGGCGgccctgctggccctgcccGCCCTGGTGCTGCGGCGGGCGGCCGCCCTCGGCGGGGACACCAAGATCACCTGCTACATGGACTACGGGGACCTGGCGGCGCAGGGGACGGAGGGCGCCTGggaggtggggctggggctctCCTCCACTGCGCTGGGCTTCGTGGCCCCCTTCGCCGTGATGCTGACCTGCTACTTCTTCATCGCCCGCACCGTGGCCACTCACTTCCGCCGGGAGCGGGCCGAGGGGCCCCGCAAGCGCAAGCGCCTGCTCACCATCATCACGGTGCTGGTGGCCGCCTTcgggggctgctggctgcccttCCACCTGGTCAAGACCCTCTACGTGCTGATGGACCTGGAGGTGCTGCCCTGGTCCTGCGCGCTCCACACCTTCCTCAACAACCTCCATCCCTACTGCACCGGCATCGCCTACATCAACAGCTGCCTCAACCCCTTCCTCTACGCCTTCTTCGACCCCCGCTTCCGCCACTCCTGCGCCGCCCTCCTCTGCTGCCggacccccggccccggccccgagcGCTCCGCCAGCTACTCCTCGGGGCACAGCCACCCCCCCGGCGGCAAGGGGGGCCCCGGCCCGGGGGGCAAGCTGGACCCCGCCACCCAGGAGACGCTCTTCCGCGCCTGA
- the P2RX3 gene encoding P2X purinoceptor 3 isoform X1, whose product MPPPRSRTRWVSDFFSYETTKSVVVKSWVVGVVNRGVQLLILAYFVGWVFLHEKAYQVRDTAIESSVVTKVKGVGRYAGQVMDTADYVTPPQGTSVFVVVTKQIRTEDQEQGLCPESEAAFHCSADRDCRELSPGTSNGMLTGRCIAYNATLRTCEIQGWCPPEVDTVDVPVMLEAENFTLLIKNSIRFPLFGFEKTNLPPPGSGVELGRCRFHPQLQPLCPILRLGDVARLAGQDFPALAATGGVLGIKIGWVCDLDRAWERCLPRYSFTRLDSLARTPAPGYNFRHARYYRWPNGSERRTLTKAFGIRFDVLVYGSAGKFGIVPTLINTVAAFTSIGVGTVLCDIILLNFLKGAEHYKARKFEEVPEAGAPATPASPTACPPGALGACTRDKQSTDSGTFSLGL is encoded by the exons ATgcccccgccgcgctcccgcaCCCGCTGGGTGAGCGACTTCTTCTCGTACGAGACCACCAAGTCGGTGGTGGTGAAGAGCTGGGTGGTGGGCGTCGTCAACCGCGGCGTCCAGCTCCTCATCCTCGCCTACTTCGTCGG CTGGGTGTTCCTCCATGAGAAAGCGTACCAGGTGCGGGACACCGCCATCGAGTCCTCCGTGGTCACCAAGGTGAAGGGCGTGGGGCGCTACGCGGGGCAGGTGATGGACACGGCCGACTACGTCACGCCTCCCCAG GGCACCTCGGTGTTCGTGGTGGTCACCAAGCAGATCCGGACCGAGGACCAGGAGCAGGGCTTGTGCCCGGAG AGCGAAGCCGCGTTCCACTGCTCGGCGGACCGAGACTGCCGGGAGCTGAGCCCAGGCACGAGCAACG GGATGCTGACGGGGCGCTGCATCGCCTACAACGCGACCCTGCGCACCTGCGAGATCCAGGGCTGGTGCCCGCCCGAGGTGGACACTGTTGACGT CCCCGTCATGCTGGAAGCTGAGAACTTCACCCTCCTCATCAAGAACAGCATCCGCTTCCCGCTCTTCGGCTTTGAGAA gaCCAACCTGCCACCCCCAGGCAGTGGGGTGGAGCTGGGCCGGTGCCGCTTccacccacagctgcagcccctgtgccccaTCCTGCGCCTGGGGGACGTGGCACGTCTGGCCGGGCAGGACTTCCCTGCGCTGGCTGCCACC ggcggGGTGCTGGGGATCAAGATCGGGTGGGTGTGTGACCTGGACCGGGCCTGGGAGCGCTGCCTGCCCCGCTACTCCTTCACCCGCCTGGACAGCCTGGCCCGGACCCCCGCCCCTGGATACAACTTCAG GCACGCCCGGTACTACCGCTGGCCCAATGGCTCCGAGCGCCGCACCCTCACCAAGGCCTTTGGGATCCGCTTTGATGTCCTGGTGTATGGCAGC gCCGGGAAGTTCGGCATCGTCCCCACCCTCATCAACACGGTGGCCGCGTTCACCTCCATCGGTGTG GGCACGGTGCTGTGCGACATCATCCTGCTCAACTTCCTCAAGGGCGCCGAGCACTACAAGGCCCGCAAGTTCGAGGAG GTGCCAGAGGCCGGTGCGCCCGCCACCCCCGCCAGCCCCACGGCGTGTCCCCCCGGGGCGCTGGGGGCCTGCACCCGGGACAAGCAATCCACCGACTCGGGCACCTTCTCCCTCGGCCTCTAG
- the P2RX3 gene encoding P2X purinoceptor 3 isoform X2 translates to MEQRRDARAGDKMCQRREFSWVFLHEKAYQVRDTAIESSVVTKVKGVGRYAGQVMDTADYVTPPQGTSVFVVVTKQIRTEDQEQGLCPESEAAFHCSADRDCRELSPGTSNGMLTGRCIAYNATLRTCEIQGWCPPEVDTVDVPVMLEAENFTLLIKNSIRFPLFGFEKTNLPPPGSGVELGRCRFHPQLQPLCPILRLGDVARLAGQDFPALAATGGVLGIKIGWVCDLDRAWERCLPRYSFTRLDSLARTPAPGYNFRHARYYRWPNGSERRTLTKAFGIRFDVLVYGSAGKFGIVPTLINTVAAFTSIGVGTVLCDIILLNFLKGAEHYKARKFEEVPEAGAPATPASPTACPPGALGACTRDKQSTDSGTFSLGL, encoded by the exons atggagcagaggagggacGCGAGAGCGGGTGACAAAATGTGTCAGCGCCGGGAATTCAG CTGGGTGTTCCTCCATGAGAAAGCGTACCAGGTGCGGGACACCGCCATCGAGTCCTCCGTGGTCACCAAGGTGAAGGGCGTGGGGCGCTACGCGGGGCAGGTGATGGACACGGCCGACTACGTCACGCCTCCCCAG GGCACCTCGGTGTTCGTGGTGGTCACCAAGCAGATCCGGACCGAGGACCAGGAGCAGGGCTTGTGCCCGGAG AGCGAAGCCGCGTTCCACTGCTCGGCGGACCGAGACTGCCGGGAGCTGAGCCCAGGCACGAGCAACG GGATGCTGACGGGGCGCTGCATCGCCTACAACGCGACCCTGCGCACCTGCGAGATCCAGGGCTGGTGCCCGCCCGAGGTGGACACTGTTGACGT CCCCGTCATGCTGGAAGCTGAGAACTTCACCCTCCTCATCAAGAACAGCATCCGCTTCCCGCTCTTCGGCTTTGAGAA gaCCAACCTGCCACCCCCAGGCAGTGGGGTGGAGCTGGGCCGGTGCCGCTTccacccacagctgcagcccctgtgccccaTCCTGCGCCTGGGGGACGTGGCACGTCTGGCCGGGCAGGACTTCCCTGCGCTGGCTGCCACC ggcggGGTGCTGGGGATCAAGATCGGGTGGGTGTGTGACCTGGACCGGGCCTGGGAGCGCTGCCTGCCCCGCTACTCCTTCACCCGCCTGGACAGCCTGGCCCGGACCCCCGCCCCTGGATACAACTTCAG GCACGCCCGGTACTACCGCTGGCCCAATGGCTCCGAGCGCCGCACCCTCACCAAGGCCTTTGGGATCCGCTTTGATGTCCTGGTGTATGGCAGC gCCGGGAAGTTCGGCATCGTCCCCACCCTCATCAACACGGTGGCCGCGTTCACCTCCATCGGTGTG GGCACGGTGCTGTGCGACATCATCCTGCTCAACTTCCTCAAGGGCGCCGAGCACTACAAGGCCCGCAAGTTCGAGGAG GTGCCAGAGGCCGGTGCGCCCGCCACCCCCGCCAGCCCCACGGCGTGTCCCCCCGGGGCGCTGGGGGCCTGCACCCGGGACAAGCAATCCACCGACTCGGGCACCTTCTCCCTCGGCCTCTAG
- the SSRP1 gene encoding FACT complex subunit SSRP1 — protein sequence MADTLEFNEIYQEVKGSMNDGRLRLSRQGVIFKNSKTGKVDNIQASELAEGVWRRVALGHGLKLLTKNGHVYKYDGFRESEFDKLSDFFKAHYCLELAEKDLCVKGWNWGTVRFGGQLLSFDIGEQPVFEIPLSNVSQCTTGKNEVTLEFHQNDDAEVSLMEVRFYVPPTQEDGVDPVEAFAQNVLSKADVIQATGDAICIFRELQCLTPRGRYDIRIYPTFLHLHGKTFDYKIPYTTVLRLFLLPHKDQRQMFFVISLDPPIKQGQTRYHFLILLFSKDEDISLTLNMNEEEVEKRFEGRLTKNMSGSLYEMVSRVMKALVNRKITVPGNFQGHSGAQCITCSYKASSGLLYPLERGFIYVHKPPVHIRFDEISFVNFARGTTTTRSFDFEIETKQGTQYTFSSIEREEYGKLFDFVNAKKLNIKNRGLKEGMKQSYDEYADSDEDQHDAYLERMKEEGKIREENANDSSDGSGEETDESFNPGEEDDDVAEEFDSNASASSSSGDGDSDRDEKKPAKKAKIVKDRKPRKKQPESKKGKDPNAPKRPMSAYMLWLNASREKIKSDHPGISITDLSKKAGELWKAMSKEKKEEWDRKAEDARRDYEKAMKEYSKADSHRGERSKKKKKKQEKQVKGKGDKKGATSKSSSSKSPAKGMSDSFKSKEFVSSDESSSAESKKEDSEDEGAASPPPSSEDSASGSD from the exons ATGGCCGATACGCTGGAGTTCAACGAGATCTACCAGGAGGTGAAGGGCTCCATG AACGATGGGCGGCTGCGGCTGAGCCGGCAGGGCGTCATCTTCAAGAACAGCAAGACGGGGAAGGTGGACAACATCCAGGCCTCGGAGCTGGCCGAGGGCGTGTGGCGACGCGTGGCGCTGGGGCACGGCCTCAAGCTGCTCACCAAGAACGGCCACGTCTACAAGTATGATGGGTTCCGGGAGTCG GAATTTGACAAGCTCTCAGATTTCTTCAAGGCCCACTATTGCCTGGAGCTGGCGGAGAAGGATCTGTGTGTGAAGGGCTGGAACTGGGGCACAGTGAGGTTTGGAG GGCAGCTGCTGTCCTTCGACATCGGGGAGCAGCCGGTGTTCGAGATCCCACTCAGCAACGTGTCCCAGTGCACCACGGGCAAGAACGAGGTGACGCTGGAGTTCCACCAGAACGACGATGCCGAAGTCTCGCTCATGGAGGTCCGGTTCTACGTGCCCCCCACCCAGGAGGACGGCGTGGACCCCGTGGAG gccttcgcccagaaCGTGCTGTCCAAGGCGGACGTGATCCAGGCCACCGGAGACGCCATCTGCATCTTCCGGGAGCTGCAGTGCCTGACGCCGCGCGGGCGCTACGACATCCGCATCTACCCCACCTTCCTGCACCTGCACGGCAAGACCTTCGACTACAAGATCCCCTACACCACCGTGCTGCGCCTCTTCCTGCTCCCGCACAAGGACCAGCGCCAGATGTTCTTCGTG ATCAGCCTGGACCCCCCGATAAAGCAAGGCCAGACCCGCTACCACTTCCTGATCCTGCTCTTCTCCAAGGATGAGGACATCTCCCTGACCCTCAACATGAATGA ggaggaggtggagaaGCGCTTCGAGGGGCGGCTCACCAAGAACATGTCGGGGTCCCTCTACGAGATGGTCAGCCGGGTGATGAAGGCGCTGGTGAACCGCAAGATCACCGTGCCCGGAAACTTCCAGGG ACACTCCGGAGCCCAGTGCATCACCTGCTCCTACAAGgccagctcagggctgctgtACCCGCTGGAGAGGGGCTTCATCTACGTGCACAAGCCCCCCGTGCACATCCGCTTCGATGAGATCTCCTTCGTCAACTTCGCCCGCGGCACCACCACCACACGCTCCTTCGACTTCGAGATCGAGACCAAGCAGGGCACCCAGTACACCTTCAGCAGCATCGAGAG GGAGGAGTACGGGAAGCTCTTCGACTTCGTCAACGCCAAGAAGCTGAACATCAAGAACCGGGGGCTGAAGGAG GGAATGAAGCAGAGCTACGATGAATATGCCGACTCTGACGAGGACCAGCATGATGCCTACTTGGAGAGGATGAAGGAGGAGGGCAAGATCCGGGAGGAGAATGCCAACGACAGCAGTGACGGCTCCGGGGAGGAGACag ATGAGTCCTTCAACCCTGGAGAAGAGGATGACGACGTGGCTGAAGA GTTCGACAGCAACGCCTCGGCCAGTTCCTCCAGCGGCGACGGCGACAGCGACCGGGACGAGAAGAAACCGGCCAAGAAGGCCAAGATCGTCAAGGACCGCAAGCCCCGCAAGAAGCAGCCGGAG AGCAAGAAGGGGAAGGACCCCAATGCTCCCAAGCGCCCGATGTCGGCCTACATGCTCTGGCTGAATGCCAGCCGGGAGAAGATCAAGTCGGACCACCCTGGCATCAGCATCACTGACCTGTCCAAGAAGGCTGGGGAGCTCTGGAAGGCCATGTccaaggagaagaaggag GAGTGGGATCGGAAGGCAGAAGATGCCAGGCGGGACTACGAGAAGGCCATGAAGGAGTACAGCAAGGCTGACAGCCACAGGGG GGAGAGGtccaagaagaagaagaagaagcaggagaagcaggtgaaggggaaaggggacaaGAAAGGTGCCACCTCCAAGTCCTCGTCCTCCAAGTCCCCAGCTAAAGGCATGAGCGACAGCTTCAAGAGCAAGGAGTTCGTGTCCAGCGACGAGAGTTCCTCTGCAGAGAGCAAGAAGGAG GACTCAGAGGACGAGGGCGCTGCCAGCCCGCCCCCCAGCTCCGAGGACTCGGCGTCCGGCTCGGATTAG